In one Mycobacterium heckeshornense genomic region, the following are encoded:
- a CDS encoding cytochrome P450 — MTAETPGLVLDPYDYDFHEDPYPYYRRLRDEAPLYRNDELQFWALSRHQDVLQGFRNSTALSNAYGVSLDPVSRSPDAHKVMSFLAMDDPGHLRLRTLVSKGFTPRRIRELEPRVRELARTHLDAALQSDSFDFIAEFAGKLPMDVISELMGVPEPDRPRIRALADGVLHREDGLADVPQTAVQASIDLMAYYTELIDEFKRTPADNLTSALLQAEIDGDRLTDEEILAFLFLMVIAGNETTTKLLGNAVFWAARNPDQLARVVADRSLIPAWVEETLRYDTSSQILARTVAHDITMYGTTVPEGDVLLLLPGSANRDDRVFPDADDYRIGREIGSKLVSFGSGAHFCLGAHLARMEGRVALNELLSRIRGYAVDEDNAVRVHSSNVRGFAYLPISVEVA; from the coding sequence ATGACCGCAGAGACGCCGGGACTGGTGCTCGACCCCTACGACTACGACTTTCACGAAGATCCGTACCCGTACTACCGACGGCTGCGTGACGAGGCCCCGCTGTACCGCAACGACGAGCTGCAGTTCTGGGCCTTGTCGCGTCATCAGGACGTGCTGCAAGGCTTCCGCAACAGCACCGCGCTGTCCAACGCGTATGGCGTGTCGCTTGATCCGGTTTCCCGCAGCCCCGATGCGCACAAGGTGATGTCGTTTCTGGCCATGGACGACCCCGGCCATCTGCGACTGCGCACCTTGGTGTCCAAGGGCTTTACCCCGCGGCGGATCCGTGAGCTCGAGCCCCGGGTTCGAGAGCTCGCCCGAACCCATCTCGACGCGGCCCTGCAGTCCGACAGCTTCGACTTCATCGCCGAATTCGCCGGCAAGCTGCCGATGGACGTGATCTCGGAACTGATGGGCGTGCCTGAGCCGGACCGGCCGCGGATCCGTGCGCTGGCCGACGGGGTGCTGCACCGCGAGGACGGCCTGGCCGACGTGCCCCAGACCGCAGTGCAGGCGTCGATCGATCTGATGGCCTACTACACCGAGCTCATCGACGAATTCAAGAGAACCCCTGCCGACAACCTGACTTCCGCGCTGCTGCAAGCCGAAATCGACGGCGACCGGCTTACCGACGAGGAGATCCTGGCGTTCTTGTTCCTGATGGTGATCGCCGGCAACGAGACCACCACCAAGCTGCTCGGTAACGCTGTTTTTTGGGCGGCGCGAAACCCCGACCAGTTGGCGCGGGTCGTCGCCGACCGCTCCCTGATACCGGCGTGGGTAGAGGAAACGCTGCGCTACGACACTTCCAGCCAGATTCTGGCCCGCACTGTCGCGCACGACATCACGATGTATGGCACCACGGTGCCCGAAGGCGACGTGCTGTTGTTGCTGCCGGGCTCGGCGAACCGCGACGACCGGGTTTTTCCTGACGCCGACGACTATCGCATCGGACGCGAGATCGGGTCAAAACTGGTCAGTTTCGGCAGCGGGGCACATTTTTGTTTGGGAGCACATCTCGCCCGGATGGAAGGCCGTGTGGCGCTGAATGAGCTGCTCAGCCGTATCCGCGGGTACGCGGTGGACGAAGACAACGCAGTACGGGTGCATTCCAGCAATGTGCGGGGATTCGCCTACCTGCCAATCAGCGTGGAGGTCGCCTAA
- a CDS encoding TetR/AcrR family transcriptional regulator, translated as MSSDAVVAITSQPDGQPGEGLRNRRQEETFRKVLTAGMETLREKSYAGLTVRAVAARAKVAPATAYTYFSSKNHLIAEVYLDLVRQVPYFTDVNEPMAARVDKALRHLALVVADEPEVAAACTTALLGGGADPAVRKVRDRIGAEIHRRITSAIGPDADPRTVAALEMAFFGALVQAGSGAFTYHQIADRLAYVVGLILPGAENGEQR; from the coding sequence GTGTCCAGTGATGCAGTGGTCGCGATCACTTCGCAGCCCGATGGCCAACCCGGCGAGGGTCTGCGTAACCGCCGCCAGGAGGAGACCTTCCGCAAGGTGCTGACCGCCGGCATGGAGACGCTGCGGGAAAAGTCCTACGCCGGCCTGACGGTGCGCGCGGTGGCCGCCCGCGCCAAGGTGGCCCCGGCGACCGCGTACACCTACTTCTCCTCGAAGAACCACCTGATCGCCGAGGTGTATCTGGACTTGGTCCGACAGGTGCCGTATTTCACCGACGTCAACGAGCCGATGGCGGCCCGGGTCGACAAGGCGTTGCGGCACCTGGCACTGGTGGTTGCCGACGAGCCCGAGGTCGCCGCCGCGTGCACAACGGCGCTGCTCGGCGGTGGCGCTGACCCGGCGGTGCGCAAGGTGCGCGACCGGATCGGCGCGGAGATCCATCGCCGGATCACGTCGGCGATCGGACCCGATGCCGACCCGCGCACCGTGGCCGCCCTCGAGATGGCTTTCTTCGGCGCGCTGGTGCAAGCCGGCAGCGGCGCTTTCACCTACCACCAGATCGCCGACCGGCTCGCCTACGTGGTCGGCCTGATCCTGCCCGGGGCCGAGAACGGAGAGCAGCGCTGA
- a CDS encoding aldehyde dehydrogenase codes for MALLADGVSALLIDGKLCAGSAGTFPTVNPATEDVLGAAADANAEDMSRAIDAARRAFDDTDWSRNTELRVRCVRQLRDALRAHVEELREITIAEVGAPRMLTASAQLEGPIDDLAFSADTAESYQWNADLGEASPLGIATRRTIAREPVGVVGAITPWNFPHQINLAKLGPALAAGNTVVLKPAPDTPWCAGALAEIIVEHTDFPPGVVNIVTSSDHSLGAMLAKDPRVDMVSFTGSTATGRSVMTDAAATIKKVFLELGGKSAFVVLDDADLAGACSVSAFAAAMHAGQGCAITTRLVVPRARYDEAVGIAAATMGSIKPGDPNDPGTVCGPLISARQRDRVQGYLDLAVAEGGSFACGGGRPADKERGFFIEPTVIAGLTNDARPAREEIFGPVLTVIAHDGDDDAVRIANDSPYGLSGTVYGDPERAAAVAARLRVGTVNVNGGVWYSADAPFGGYKQSGIGREMGLAGFEEYLETKLIATAV; via the coding sequence ATGGCGCTATTGGCGGACGGCGTAAGCGCGCTACTCATCGACGGGAAATTGTGCGCCGGCAGTGCGGGCACCTTTCCGACCGTCAATCCGGCCACCGAGGACGTGCTGGGCGCGGCCGCGGACGCCAACGCCGAGGACATGAGCCGCGCTATCGACGCGGCGCGGCGGGCTTTCGACGACACCGACTGGTCCCGCAACACCGAACTGCGGGTGCGTTGTGTGCGCCAGCTTCGCGACGCGCTGCGCGCGCATGTCGAGGAGCTGCGCGAGATCACCATCGCCGAGGTCGGCGCGCCGCGGATGCTCACCGCCAGCGCCCAGCTCGAGGGGCCGATCGACGACCTGGCGTTCTCCGCCGACACCGCGGAGTCCTACCAGTGGAACGCCGATCTCGGTGAGGCTTCTCCGCTGGGCATCGCGACCAGGCGCACGATCGCCCGCGAACCCGTCGGCGTGGTCGGCGCGATCACCCCGTGGAACTTCCCGCACCAGATCAATCTGGCCAAGCTGGGCCCGGCGCTGGCCGCGGGCAATACCGTGGTTTTGAAACCGGCACCCGATACGCCGTGGTGCGCGGGTGCGCTCGCGGAGATCATCGTCGAGCACACCGACTTTCCGCCCGGTGTGGTCAACATCGTCACCTCCAGCGATCACAGTCTGGGCGCGATGCTGGCCAAAGACCCTCGGGTGGACATGGTTTCGTTTACCGGGTCGACCGCTACCGGCCGCAGCGTGATGACAGATGCGGCCGCCACCATCAAGAAAGTGTTTCTGGAGCTGGGCGGCAAGTCGGCGTTCGTGGTGCTCGACGATGCTGATCTGGCGGGCGCCTGCTCGGTGTCTGCGTTCGCGGCGGCGATGCATGCCGGGCAGGGCTGCGCGATCACCACCCGGCTGGTGGTGCCGCGGGCCCGCTACGACGAGGCGGTGGGCATTGCGGCCGCCACCATGGGCTCGATCAAACCCGGCGACCCCAACGATCCCGGCACCGTGTGCGGGCCGCTGATCTCGGCGCGGCAGCGTGATCGGGTTCAGGGGTATCTGGATTTGGCTGTGGCAGAAGGCGGTTCGTTCGCCTGCGGCGGCGGTCGGCCGGCAGACAAAGAGCGCGGCTTTTTCATCGAGCCGACCGTGATCGCCGGGCTCACCAACGACGCGCGGCCCGCCCGCGAGGAGATCTTCGGCCCGGTGCTCACGGTGATCGCCCACGACGGCGACGACGACGCCGTGCGCATCGCCAACGACTCGCCCTATGGCTTGTCCGGCACCGTCTACGGTGATCCCGAACGTGCCGCCGCTGTGGCGGCGCGGCTGCGGGTCGGTACCGTCAACGTCAACGGCGGCGTGTGGTATTCGGCGGACGCGCCATTCGGCGGCTACAAGCAATCCGGCATCGGCCGCGAGATGGGGCTGGCCGGTTTCGAGGAGTACCTCGAGACCAAACTCATTGCGACAGCGGTTTGA